Part of the Methanobacterium paludis genome is shown below.
AAAAAATGTGAAAAAGTACCTTTTTATGTCTCATACATATACATGGAATAGTTTATTTAGTGCATGTTTGAACTATTTGGAATTTGGGCTCTGATCAGGTAAATTTATTTATGGGATTATCTGGCTTTTCCATCTCTGCAGTAATATTTGGTGGGGTTGTTCTCTTTTAGATCATTTTCCTTCCAGACATCACAGTCTTTGCACACACATTCTTCTTCAAAACTGAAATTACTACAAGTTGCCTTGCATGTGGCACAGTAAAGCCATGGGAACTCTTCAGGTTCTAACAGGGAAACTGTGTCTACACCCTTTGCTTCCATTTTCTGTATTTTTCCCGTTCTTTCCTTAAAACAAGCATTATATGATTGAACAGGACATTTACCACAGGTGCATTTTAACATATTTTCAAGGGTATAGTCAACTTTTCCCATATTAACATCCCTGGGATGTATTGCACTTCTGTCGATCTTCTAAAGTTTTTTTTGTCTTATTTCCCAAAAACTCATTCTTGTATAACACAATGCCCTTATTACTGAAGTCCGATCATTGCACCGTACTTTGAGTACACTTCTTCGAGAAGCTCAGCAGATTTTGGATTGTCCCAGTCATGCATCCATTCTGAAACCAGTGACTCAAGGGTAATTGGAACAACTCCAGCCTGCAGCATTCTTTTGACACCGTATTTATGTGCATCTGGAGTGGAATCACCAGCAGCGTCAATTAATCCGTAAACTTCGTATCCCTCTTTCAAGCCGTGGAGTGCTGTGTAGGTAAAGCACATACTGGTCCACAATCCTGAAACAACTATCTTTTTTCTTCCTGTTTTTTTAACTGCGTTCCAGGTTTTCTCATCTTCAAATGCATCGAAACTCGGTACTTCCCGTGCGAATACTTCCTGATCTTGGAATAGTGTAGTAATTTCTGGAAAAACGTCCCCGTTATATTGAGGATTGATGAAGGATAGAACAACAGGGACTTTCAGGATCCTTGCAGCTTTAGCTGCGCAGATAACAGCGCTCTTAATCATGGTTTTATCCCTCGATGCAATACTTTTAATCATTGTGGGTTGATAGTCCACTAAAACCAGAACGCTATTTTTATCTGTCAATAAATCCAACTTCCCATCTTAAATTTGCCATTTTATATCCTCTCTTTTTATTAGGATGAATAGATTTCTTTCCCTATTTCTTTTTATTTGAAAATCTGTCTCAAGAAAATACGACACGCATATCCCCATTTTTTTTTATTGAATACGTCCTTAGGTAATATTTTATAGAACATGAATTATAAATTTTATGATTCCTAACAGCAAAATACGCGTATTTTGCGGGTTTTCAGTTAAAATAGAATCTAAATTCGTTTAATGGCAGAAATCAAGCTGAAAAATAGCCTTATTAAAAAGTATAAGGTTATGTTATCTGAAAAATAAATAAAAATAGTTAGTAAGTTGATAGGTTAACTTGATCAATTATAAAGAACTGAGAGTTGAATTGGGTTAACTTGAAGCTGTGAAATTAAATTATAGAAGGAACCTTCTGAAAACGTTTTTAATAACAGAAACATCTCCTCTTTTTATTTTTCTTTAAATGCTTTGCAATGGGAAATTTTTGTGTATTGTGTTTCATAAACATTTGATGTTTATTGTAATTCTTGATCGGTATGTACCATCAATATATAATCTAAAATCTGTTATGAAATCTTTTTATACTGTAGAATATATGAAATGCAAATTCATAATTTATTTGTGTTTAATTTTGGACTCTTATACTCTCATTTTCTGCTCTGGAAATCAATGTTAATGTGTATTTTCCAAAAAAGAAAAATTAAAAAAATATATGGATCTCAGTTGCGTGGTTACATTAAACCATTTATTTAGCTGGTTTTTGGTGGGCTTAAAAATTTATCAGTTTTTTTTATATTTTGAATGGTTTGATCGAAAGTAGGGTCATGGAAATTATAAAGTAAGGATCGTCGGAATCATACTGGCTGCAAATAATACAAGTGGCCACAATATGAACTCTGCATCTGCAAGGGTTTGAGATATTAAACTCATCTCATCTGCATTGGCGTTTGAGGCTTTTTTCATATAATGGAAGCTGTATGCTAAAAATACCAGCATAACCAAGGTGAAAGCAGGAATCAGATGGAGGTAAACGCCTGCAAATAATGGTAAAAATGCTATTATGTTCATTCCACGCAGTAAGTTCAAAGTATTTTCTTTTCCAATAAGTACAGGCACTGTTTTCAACCCTTCTTTTTTATCTCCTTCTATATCTTTGATATCAAAGAATATGATGTTCGGCAGACATTTCAGGAATATAAAAAGAAATATCAACATAAATGCAAGGTTCAAGTTCATAGAATAATACAGTGGAATGAAAAATGTTCCTGCAATTGCCCATGTTAATGCGGTATAAATATTTTTAAAACCCGGAACCTTCTTTGTAATACCCTTTAACCCGAAAGTGTAAAGCATACCCACCAAAACTGTTACCAGAATGAAAAGTATCAGTTCGTAGTTTGAGAAAAGAATCAAAAGTGATACAAGGAGTACCGCGTATGATGCCATGATAAAAGGATATATCTTCGCCTTTTTATTAAAATAAGCGGCTCTTTCAGAATTTGTGGCCATGTCTTTATCCATATCTCTATAATAATCATAGCTGTAAACCATTAATGGAATCAGGTACGCTATGACCAGTATGGGTAAGCCAACTTTGATGTTTGCAAGTACGGATACAGAAAAAACAAATGCCGGGCTGCAAAGCGCAGCTAAATATCCGCCATAAACTATTTCGTCCTGCAACTGGGATAAATGTCTGGAGAAATCATTCTGTACATTAATATGCTCATTCATATAAATCACCATGTCCTATTTATGCTGAATAAGATATTATATATTAATGTGGTTTGTATTTTTTTTAAGAGTTTAAATCTATTTTAAAAGTTAAATTCCCCCCTTTAAATTTCAAATTTTATTTATCTAAATCTATTTTAAATGATTTTTAGGTTATTAAAAGAAAATTTAATGTTTTTTTGGAATTAATTTGGTGAAAACTACTAAATATGAAGATGTGGCTCTGATCGAACTTATTTCATTTAATTTCTAGGTTTTGATTATTTAAGTCCGATGAATGTCTATAATTTTAATATTATCATCCTGGCCAATATGATCTTTTCTTTGAGATACGGATTTATTTTTTAAATTTGCAACGAAAAAATTCATCTTCAGTGTTGATTTGATAACATAACTCCCCTTATATTTATTAAGAGAAGAATATATAAATTTATTTAAATATTACATTTTTCCACTTTTTTTAAACATTTTTAAGGATATTTAGATATTAAACGGTTTAATAGAAATGTTTAAACCTATTTTGATGATAAAAATTTCCCAAATTTGACTAAAAACTTTTTTTAAATGGTTTTAATGGGATTAGACATATTTAGATAAATATATGATAAAGAACCATCATAATATAATAAATGGTGATATGATGTCGGAGATATACGAAAAAATGGTAAAAGAGGCCATTGCGGCCCAAAAAGCAGATTTAGAGACCATTAGAAAAAAAAGAGGGGGACAATTCAAAGTAACGGATACCAAGGCGTACCTTGATGTTGTAAATAAAATGACGGTTGCGGATGGTCAAAGCAAGTCTGTAATAGATCTTCACGTTGATTCAGTAAATGCACATTATAACACACTCACCGGACTCACAGATACGGTCAGACCCGAAGACGACCCATTTGTGGAACACTACCAAACTCCTGCAGTACTTGAAATACTCTACAAGGAAGATGAAGCTTTTAAAATGAGTGTAGATAAATTTATAGATGCCATAGGCAAATCTGAAGCATTGATAGGTCGTGAGGTTGTAAGGAGGTACGGGGGTTTTTACGGCCCAACGTGTGTGGTTGATTTTGCCTTAATACCTGGAAGTACAAGCAACGTTGTAAACCAGATACTCCAGAATGTGGACATTCCATTAGAACACAAACAGGCAATACTTTCGGCAAAATCATGGGGTATGAACACATCCTATGGAATAGGGGAGGTTTTTTCAGATGAAATAGAAAAGGGTGCAACACTTGCTGATGCCCTTAAAAATGAAATTAAAATGATAAAACATGTATATGAAAATCCAATCGATGCTCAAACGGAACTAATGGCTGCTGCAGGTCATGAATCATTTGATGTCAATAAATACATGCTTCAATACAAAAAAAAGATGGAAAAAACTGTTAAAGCAGCTATGGACGATGGAGTCCACTATGGAAACATTGTAACGGTTCCAGCATACTGTGTTGGTGATATATCACACCATATGGCCCAGTCAACCTACAACATGTGTAAAGATGATGTGATACTGGCTGTGATCGACGCCACAACCAATGTTATGGAGTCAACACTTACCAAAGCAATTCCAAAATTCAAAAACGAATACGAACCATTAGCCCTTGCAACAGGTTCATCGGCATGCTCAGTTGAATACATACTTGAATTGGATGGCTTCAACGCACCCATGATAGTTGACTTACTGACCAAAAGGTTCCATAACTACGTACAGCAGTACCCAACACGTGGGGCAGCAGCAGAACTTCACAACTGTGATTTCATGGACATGATCTACAGGGGCTGGAAGCACATGGACAAGGAAAGAAGAATGAAAAACGGTTCAAAAGGACCATTAGAACCTGATGTTGAGGGATTCAAAGTAAACCTTGATCCTATTCATAAAAATGAGGTTTTAATGAATCCTCAGCGCTACGCATACCCTGCCTGTGCAATTTCCGTGAGGTTCTCAGCACTTATGAGACTGGCTGATTACCCATGTTTACTCACAAGCGAACCTGTAACAGCAACCATGATGACCAACATAATTTCAATGCACAAGGAAAGTCCTGCATCCCCTGCAAGAGTCTGTAAAGGATGTGCTTCAGCATCGCTTGTGGACTTTAGACATGATTACTGCCAGTGGAGAGAAGCAGTATAAATAAGCAGAATGTGGTGCGTAAAAATAAATCAAAACATAAATAACTTGTAAAAAGGTGTATTAAGATGAAATGTTACGTCTGCGCAAAGGAAGGTAAAGATACAGATGCCGTTGCCGTTTGCATAGTGTGCGGTATGGGTCTCTGCATGGATCATGTAATAAGAGAGGATATTGATGTTTGGGAAGGAGGATACCCATTCCCCGCTGAGAAGATGAGAAAAGTTCTTCCAAGGATTTTATGCCCGGAATGTTCAGCTGCAATGCGTGGTGATTAAATGGCCGAACTTTCCGGCTTTAAAAATCTTTCCAAGAGGTGCCTTGCAGAATTTATTGGCACATTTTTCCTGGTTTTTATAGGGGCTGGAGCTGCGGCCATAACCCTTATGATAACCAAAGGTACCTTACCTCCAAACAGTTTCAATATTGGCATAGGTGCCCTTGGAGGTCTTGGGGACTGGTTTGCAATAGGTATGGCATTTGGTCTTGCAATCTCGGCTGTGATATATGCATTGGGTAACATATCCGGTGCCCATATAAACCCTGCAGTCACAATAGGTCTCTGGGCTGTTAAAAAGTTCCCTGGAAGAGATGTTGTTCCTTACATAATATCCCAGCTTGCAGGAGCATCTGTTGCCAGTTTATTATTCGCTGCTGTGGTTGGTATGGGTGCTGTAACCATTGGTGGACTTGGTGCAACTGCTCCATTCCCTGGAATTGGATATATTCAAGCTATAGTTGCCGAAGCCATTGGAACATTCCTATTGATGCTTGCCATAATGGGTGTTGCAGTTGACAAAAGGGCAACTCCAGGTTTTGCGGGCCTAATTATAGGTCTTACAGTTGCAGGGATAATTACGACTTTGGGTAATATAACTGGAGCTTCAATAAACCCTGCAAGGACATTTGGACCTTATCTGGGCGATATTTTATTGGGTGGAAGCAATCTCTGGGTCTATTTCCCTATATATGTAATTGGACCAATTGTGGGGGCTGTTCTAGCAGCATTTGCCTATAAATTCATGGCCGGTAATGAGTTGTAGTTTACTTGAGTGTAGTTACGGAATTTTCAGTAATTTTAAGAAATAAATGAATATTTTTTATTTTCTTAATCAGTTTTTTAATCCTTTTTTTTTGCTTTGGTGGTATTTTCGCTAGACAATTAGTAAGTTAAAAATGCATTAAAATTAAATTAAACTAAGAATTGCTTAAAACTATTGAAACTGTTTTATAATAAACTAAAATAAAAAAAGGGTTAAAAAATTTTACTGAGGTTTAAAACTATTAATTACCACATCATAGTACTTTTGCTGACTCTGTGCATCCTTGTTAACTGTTGCAAGCATTATAAGGTAGATGAAGTTGTCTTTTTCAAAGTCTACAAATTTGATTTGAGCTGTTGTATTGTTGGTTTGTGTATTATATGTACTTTCATTGGCGGTTATACCATTCACAGTTCTTGTTGTGCTTGTTCCATTAGTCTGGTTTAAGTTTTTTAATAAACTACTTTTAATGCTGTCCATGGTCATATTACCGGTTTTTGCTACTCTAACAACTATGGCAGCATCACCACTTGTGCCATTGTTGCCAGTGAATTCTGGATCCGAGATGGTTATAATGGTTTTGTTTGCATTAACTGAACTGGTAAGATTCCATGTATCTGGATATTCAAAGGATACTCCTCCAGCTGCATATGTTTTTGTTGGTATCTGGGATGTTTGGTTGGTGTTTTGGTAGGCACATCCTGACACAAAAACTACTAGAGCCACAAGGGCTATTGCAAATATGTAATATTTTCTCACATTATTACTCTCCAGTATTAATATGTTTAATTATATGTTTACTTCAATGATAAATATCTTATCTTATAATTAGAAAAGTAAAAGGATTTTAGAGATATACAAGAAAATTTAAAATAAAAACTTATATATAGATTCAAGAAACCATACTATCAAAAAAGATCAAAGTTTACAAGAAATTTTAGTAAAATAAGATTATACAAAGTCTAAACAAGTTTGGACAAAGAATTTAAACAATAAGATGAAGGATATAAATTTAGATATAAATTATTCAATCAAACTTATTCGATAACATGTAGGAGAAACCATGTCATTTTACGATGATGAAGATGCAGGAAAATTAAAGGAAAAACTCTTGAAAAAACATGAAGGAGTCTCTGTTGAAGATTTTTTCAAAGGTGAAGAGTTTGAAACTAAATATGGACCTTGCTATAAAATCACAGACCATACAAAATTAAAGTTAAACACGATAAATAAAACTAAAGCTAAAAAAGAATTATTAACTGATTTAAAATTGTTAAAGGGTATTGGAGAATCAAAAGAGAAAAATTTAAGGAAAAATGGGTATGATACAATCCAGGACCTTACAGAACATCCCAGATTCTGTGATGAGGCTTCCCAATTTTTAGAAATCATTGATGGATGTGATTCTTCAAAGATATCAGAATGGATATGTCGCTGGTATCCCAAATCCCATCCTCTCATGCTCTGTTCATCTGGTTTTCGTGAAATTGAAAACTTCCTTTTTATGGATATAGAAACCCTGGGACTTAAAGACGTGCCTCTGATATTAATAGGTGTTGCAGAAATCACTGGTGAAGATGTAGAGGTAAACCAGTATCTTTTAAGGGATTTACACGAAGAAAATGCGGTTCTTGAAGCGTTTCTGGCACATCTAAACGATGAAAGTGTTTATGTAACATTCAACGGTCAGACTTTTGATGTTCCCTACATCAAAGACAGGTTAATATATTACGGTATTAAGCAAAACATCCGAAAACCCCATTTAGATCTTATGCATTTTTCAAGGCGTGCATGGGGTGATGAACTGCCTAATTGCAGGCTTCAAACACTTGAAAAACATCTTTTTGGAATGGAACGTGAAGGAGATGTGCCAAGTAGCCAGGTACCTGATTTCTATAAAACCTACATGAAAACTGGTAATATAGGGCCTTTGGTCCCAATAATAGAGCACAACAGGGAAGATGTTGTAACGCTAGCTAAACTTCTATCCCGACTTAATGATGAGGTTGAGAGTTAACAAGTTGACAAAGCATTTTTTTAGCGTCAATCTTCCTTTAACCTCATTTCCCTTTAGTAATCATTCACTTAGAAATCATTCACTTAGAAATCATTTCCCTTTAACATCAATTCCTGAAAGTTAACTTAAAAGTTTTTCAAGCTTTTTAAGAGGCAAAGTGTTGATTATATCCTTTGATTCTGCCCAGCCACGCCTTGCAGTTGATGTTCCAAGTTTCATGTAACTGAGCTGGTCCAGGTTATGGGCATCTGTATTTATTACAAGTTTACAACCCTCTTCAATGGCTCTTTTGATGTTTATGTCTTTCAGATCCAGCCTGTTGGGTTGGGAGTTCACCTCAAGAAATGTTCCAGTCTCCTTTGACACCTCAAATATTTTTTCAAGGTCAAGTTCGTAAGCCATTCTATAATGAATTTTCCGGCCGGTGGGGTGTGCTATTATGTTCACATGTTCATTTTCCATGGCACTTACTATTCTACCTGTTAATTTTTCTCTGCTCTGCCTGAAGCCAGAGTGAAGAGCCGCAACAACGATGTCCATGTTTTCCAAAAGTTCGTTACTCACATCCAACCTACCTTCTGAATCTATGTTCACCTCAACACCCTTGAGAACTATTATTTCATCCAGATTCTGGTTTAATTTATCTATCTCTTTAATCTGTCTTTTTATACCATTTTCATCCATTCCACCGGCTATTTTAAGGCTGCCCGTATGATCAGTTACCGCAATGTACTCATAGCCAAGTTTTCCCGTTTTCTGGGCCATATCCTGAATTGAGGCATCTCCATCACTCCACTTGGTATGTATCTGCAGGTCTCCCATTATCTCGTTGTATTCAACAAGTTTTGGAAGCTTACCCTTAAGTGCTGCTTCTATTTCGCCTCTGTTCTCCCTTAATTCTGGTTCAATATACTGCATTCCCAGCTTTCGGAAAACTTCCTCTTCTGTTTTACCTGCAATCTGCTTTTCATCCATGTAAACTCCGTATTCGTTGAGTTTGAGGCCATTACGAATTGCGATCTTTCTCATATCAATGTTGGTTTCCTTGGAACCTGTAAAGTAGAGGAGTGCAGAACCGAATGAATCTTCATTGAACACCCTGATGTCGACTTGAACTCCATTTTTAAGTCGTATTGTGGATTTTAAGAGTCCCTTAACAATGATTTTCCCGACCTCATCCATACTGGTGAAATAATCCATGACTTGCTTTGGTTTGTCAGTTACAACGAGTATGTCTATATCTCCGACAGTTTCCTGCATCCTTCTTATTGATCCTGCAATTTCAACATCAGAAACATCAGATTTTTCAAGTTCTTTTTTAATACCTTCTGCCAGGGGAAGGATCTGGCCTAGGAGCGTCCTACCTGTGGTTTTCCTTGCAAATTTCAAGTTTTCAATTATCTGGTGTTCCTTTTTATCCCCCATACCCTTTAATCTTCTGATTCTATGTCTTTTTGCTGCCTTTTCAAGGTCTTCCAGGTTTTTTATTCCAAGCTCATCGTAAAGTAGTTTGATGCTTTTTGGCCCCAAACCTTCAATGGCAACCAGGGCTTCAAAGTCAACAGGAAACTCTTTTTTAAGATTTTCGTAGTATTCAAGTGATCCTGTATCGATTATCTCTTCAATCTTCTTTGATAAGTTCTTTCCAATTCCAGGGAGTTCCTCAAGCTTTCCTTCATTTCGAACGTCTTGTATATCCCGTGATAAAAATTCCACAGTATGAGCTGCTCTTCTATAAGCCTTTGTTCTGAAGTCCACACCGTCCATCTCCAATAAATCAGCTATTCTGTTGAGAATGGTTGCAACTTTTCTGTTTTTCATCCCTCGTTCACATCTCTTTTAGTTTCACAATTTAAACATTATGCAGTAGTTTGAGTTCGATCAAGAAACTGGCCAACGAACAATCTTTAATTTAATGCTTAATTCCCATTTAAACTCCCATTTTTGTTTATCTTTTTTATTATCTGTTGTTTATCATTCTAAAATCATTCTAAAATATCCTATTTTATTTCAAATATTAATTATATTAATAAAAATAAAATATCAATCAAGATTAAATTTTCATTAAGTAAAAAGTAACTGAAAAAAAAAGAAATTCATACTTCTAAAATTCATAATCTTTTCAAATAAAATGGATATAAAAGAGATTTTGATGAAATGATAAGTATTCCATTTAACATGGTTATCCAATTGGTTCTATTTTGATTTAAAATAGTTGAAGTAGCTACGATGTGATACCGTGAAACGGAAAATATTCTGGAAGAAACCCCTTAACCAGCTGATTGAGGTTAGCTCTGGCGATCAGGGACTTAAAAAAGTATTAGGTCCTGGAGGTCTGCTTTTAATGGGTATTGGGGCCATAATTGGCGCAGGAATATTTGTAGTTACAGGAATTGCTTCTGCAGACTATTCGGGCCCTGCAATCGTCATATCATTTGTCATTTCG
Proteins encoded:
- a CDS encoding DUF2769 domain-containing protein → MGKVDYTLENMLKCTCGKCPVQSYNACFKERTGKIQKMEAKGVDTVSLLEPEEFPWLYCATCKATCSNFSFEEECVCKDCDVWKENDLKENNPTKYYCRDGKAR
- a CDS encoding isochorismatase family protein; its protein translation is MTDKNSVLVLVDYQPTMIKSIASRDKTMIKSAVICAAKAARILKVPVVLSFINPQYNGDVFPEITTLFQDQEVFAREVPSFDAFEDEKTWNAVKKTGRKKIVVSGLWTSMCFTYTALHGLKEGYEVYGLIDAAGDSTPDAHKYGVKRMLQAGVVPITLESLVSEWMHDWDNPKSAELLEEVYSKYGAMIGLQ
- a CDS encoding UbiA family prenyltransferase — protein: MNEHINVQNDFSRHLSQLQDEIVYGGYLAALCSPAFVFSVSVLANIKVGLPILVIAYLIPLMVYSYDYYRDMDKDMATNSERAAYFNKKAKIYPFIMASYAVLLVSLLILFSNYELILFILVTVLVGMLYTFGLKGITKKVPGFKNIYTALTWAIAGTFFIPLYYSMNLNLAFMLIFLFIFLKCLPNIIFFDIKDIEGDKKEGLKTVPVLIGKENTLNLLRGMNIIAFLPLFAGVYLHLIPAFTLVMLVFLAYSFHYMKKASNANADEMSLISQTLADAEFILWPLVLFAASMIPTILTL
- a CDS encoding DUF2193 domain-containing protein, yielding MSEIYEKMVKEAIAAQKADLETIRKKRGGQFKVTDTKAYLDVVNKMTVADGQSKSVIDLHVDSVNAHYNTLTGLTDTVRPEDDPFVEHYQTPAVLEILYKEDEAFKMSVDKFIDAIGKSEALIGREVVRRYGGFYGPTCVVDFALIPGSTSNVVNQILQNVDIPLEHKQAILSAKSWGMNTSYGIGEVFSDEIEKGATLADALKNEIKMIKHVYENPIDAQTELMAAAGHESFDVNKYMLQYKKKMEKTVKAAMDDGVHYGNIVTVPAYCVGDISHHMAQSTYNMCKDDVILAVIDATTNVMESTLTKAIPKFKNEYEPLALATGSSACSVEYILELDGFNAPMIVDLLTKRFHNYVQQYPTRGAAAELHNCDFMDMIYRGWKHMDKERRMKNGSKGPLEPDVEGFKVNLDPIHKNEVLMNPQRYAYPACAISVRFSALMRLADYPCLLTSEPVTATMMTNIISMHKESPASPARVCKGCASASLVDFRHDYCQWREAV
- a CDS encoding DUF2180 family protein — protein: MKCYVCAKEGKDTDAVAVCIVCGMGLCMDHVIREDIDVWEGGYPFPAEKMRKVLPRILCPECSAAMRGD
- a CDS encoding MIP/aquaporin family protein; the protein is MAELSGFKNLSKRCLAEFIGTFFLVFIGAGAAAITLMITKGTLPPNSFNIGIGALGGLGDWFAIGMAFGLAISAVIYALGNISGAHINPAVTIGLWAVKKFPGRDVVPYIISQLAGASVASLLFAAVVGMGAVTIGGLGATAPFPGIGYIQAIVAEAIGTFLLMLAIMGVAVDKRATPGFAGLIIGLTVAGIITTLGNITGASINPARTFGPYLGDILLGGSNLWVYFPIYVIGPIVGAVLAAFAYKFMAGNEL
- a CDS encoding PsbP-related protein, with protein sequence MRKYYIFAIALVALVVFVSGCAYQNTNQTSQIPTKTYAAGGVSFEYPDTWNLTSSVNANKTIITISDPEFTGNNGTSGDAAIVVRVAKTGNMTMDSIKSSLLKNLNQTNGTSTTRTVNGITANESTYNTQTNNTTAQIKFVDFEKDNFIYLIMLATVNKDAQSQQKYYDVVINSFKPQ
- a CDS encoding ribonuclease H-like domain-containing protein produces the protein MSFYDDEDAGKLKEKLLKKHEGVSVEDFFKGEEFETKYGPCYKITDHTKLKLNTINKTKAKKELLTDLKLLKGIGESKEKNLRKNGYDTIQDLTEHPRFCDEASQFLEIIDGCDSSKISEWICRWYPKSHPLMLCSSGFREIENFLFMDIETLGLKDVPLILIGVAEITGEDVEVNQYLLRDLHEENAVLEAFLAHLNDESVYVTFNGQTFDVPYIKDRLIYYGIKQNIRKPHLDLMHFSRRAWGDELPNCRLQTLEKHLFGMEREGDVPSSQVPDFYKTYMKTGNIGPLVPIIEHNREDVVTLAKLLSRLNDEVES
- the polX gene encoding DNA polymerase/3'-5' exonuclease PolX, giving the protein MKNRKVATILNRIADLLEMDGVDFRTKAYRRAAHTVEFLSRDIQDVRNEGKLEELPGIGKNLSKKIEEIIDTGSLEYYENLKKEFPVDFEALVAIEGLGPKSIKLLYDELGIKNLEDLEKAAKRHRIRRLKGMGDKKEHQIIENLKFARKTTGRTLLGQILPLAEGIKKELEKSDVSDVEIAGSIRRMQETVGDIDILVVTDKPKQVMDYFTSMDEVGKIIVKGLLKSTIRLKNGVQVDIRVFNEDSFGSALLYFTGSKETNIDMRKIAIRNGLKLNEYGVYMDEKQIAGKTEEEVFRKLGMQYIEPELRENRGEIEAALKGKLPKLVEYNEIMGDLQIHTKWSDGDASIQDMAQKTGKLGYEYIAVTDHTGSLKIAGGMDENGIKRQIKEIDKLNQNLDEIIVLKGVEVNIDSEGRLDVSNELLENMDIVVAALHSGFRQSREKLTGRIVSAMENEHVNIIAHPTGRKIHYRMAYELDLEKIFEVSKETGTFLEVNSQPNRLDLKDINIKRAIEEGCKLVINTDAHNLDQLSYMKLGTSTARRGWAESKDIINTLPLKKLEKLLS